Within Kineothrix sp. MB12-C1, the genomic segment ACGATACTGGCGTACCATAAGAAGTTTACCATCTTCCTTAACCGGAATTACAGCAGCCGCCCCTTTATGGCCGATAAAATCCCATTTTACAATATTTCCATTAGGAACTTGTATCGTATCCTTATAAAAGTCCACAATAGTCCCTCGATATACCAACTCACGGTTCAGCCTCTTGAATTCTTCTGCCATAGCTTTCCCCTTATGCTTGTTGCGCCAACAACATCTCTACGCTTACTAACTTCACGCATAATACGAATAAATCAGTTGCTGCACGGAGTTCCTCCGGAGTGGGGAATGTAGGTGCCAAACGAATATTGCTGTCTCCCGGATCCTTTCCATAAGGGAAGGTAGCTCCTGCCCCTGTGAGAACTACACCGGCTTCTTTGCATTTTGCGACAATTTTCTTCGCACATCCATTCAGAGCTTCAAAGGAAATAAAATATCCGCCCTTTGGCTCTGTCCACTGAGCTATTTCAAGTCCACTGAGCTCGCATTCCAATACCTTAAGTACCGCCTCGAACTTAGGACGTATAATCTGTGCATGTTTCTTCATATGAGCTTCTATACCATCGAAGTCTTTAAAATATCTTACATGACGAAGCTGGTTTATCTTATCGTATCCTATCGTCTGCATTGTCATAGACTTGCGCATATCATCGAGATTTTCTTTGGAAGATGCGATTGCCGCAATCCCTGCCCCCGCAAAACTAACTTTAGAAGTGGAGCAGAATTCATATACGATATGGGGATTTCCTGCTTTCTCACATTCAGCCAGTATATCCAGAATATGATCCTGTTTCTCTTCATACAAATGATGAACGACATAAGCATTATCCCAGAAAATTCTAAAATCTTTCGCCGCCGGTTTCAACGCCGCAAATCGCTTCACGGTCTCCTCAGAATAAGAATATCCCTGGGGATTAGAGTATTTAGGCACACACCAAATTCCCTTTACCGCCTCATCTTCGCTCACAAGCTTCTCCACAATATCCATATCAGGGCCCTGCGGAGTCATAGGTACCGTAATCATCTCTATCCCGAAATGCTCCGTTACGGAAAAATGTCTATCATATCCCGGTGCCGGGCACAAAAATTTAACCTTACCCAATTTACACCAAGGCGTACTTCCTAGCACACCGTGTGTCATAGAACGTGAAATGGTATCGTACATAATCGATAAGCTCGCATTCCCGCATACAATTACATTATCCGCATTAGCCACTCCCATCATATCGGCCATCAATTTCTTCGCCTCAGGAATGCCGTCCACTAAACCGTAGTTTCTGCAATCCATACCTGCCGCCGTCTTATAATCGGAAGAAGAATTAAGAACATCCATAATATCCATTTCCATATCGAACTGGGAAGCTGCCGGTTTACCTCTTGACATATCAAGATTTAATCCTTTGCTCTTCGCATCTTCATATTCTGCCTCTAATGCTGCCTGTAACTGTAATAGTTCTTCTTTACTTAAGTCTTTGTACGATTTCATTTCTTCACCATCCTATTAATAATCCATGTAAATTGTATATTTATCCTGCTCATTCCGCATTGGATAATCGTATACAATCATACATCTCGTTTATTCTACTACAAGGTATGCAATAGCACAAGAACTTTTTATAAAAAAATTAAGAATTAGGAAAAGGCATTAAAAAAAGCGGTAAACTTAAACTTGTTTACCGCTTCTTACTATTCTTTGTTTCATACTATACGACATTATTTCGCGTAGTCTATTACCCTTGATTCTCTGATTACATTGACTTTAATCTGACCGGGATATTCCAACTCTGCTTCAATCTGCTTGGAAATATCTCTAGCTAATAATATCATATCAGCATCCGTAATCTGATCAGGAACTACCATTACTCGAACCTCTCTACCCGCCTGTATAGCAAAAGATTTGTCAACACCTTTGAAATTGTTTGTAATATCTTCTAATTGTTTCAATCTGCTTGTATATGTCTCTAAGGTTTCTCTTCTTGCACCCGGTCTTGCCGCCGAAATCGTATCGGAAGCTTGTACCAAACATGCAATGAGAGACTGTGGTTCCACATCTCCATGATGTGATTCCACCGCATTAATTACAATAGCTGATTCTTTGTATTTCCTACAAAGCTCAACTCCAAGTTGAATATGAGAACCTTCCATTTCGTGGTCAACAGCCTTACCGATATCATGCAGTAAGCCTGCTCTCTTCGCCATTCTGACATCGAGCCCCATCTCCGCTGCTAAAAGCCCGGATAACTGAGCTACTTCAATCGAATGCTTTAAAGCATTCTGACCATAGCTGGTTCTGAATTTCATTTTACCAAGTAATCTTACAAGTTCAGGATGGATACCATGTACACCCACTTCAAGCGTTGCGGCTTCACCTTCCTCTTTTATCATTACTTCAACTTCTTTTTGCGCCTTTTCAACCATCTCTTCAATTCTTGCCGGATGGATACGTCCATCTACAATTAATTTTTCGAGAGCAATTCTTGCGACTTCACGTCGAATCGGATCAAAGCCCGATAAAATGACCGCTTCCGGCGTATCGTCAATAATAAGGTCCACGCCTGTCATCGTTTCGAGAGTTCTGATATTTCTTCCCTCTCTACCGATGATTCTGCCTTTCATTTCGTCATTCGGAAGCTGTACAACGGATATGGTGGTCTCAGATACATGGTCTGCCGCACATTTCTGAATGGCTGTCACCACGTATTCCTTCGCTTTCTTATCTGCTTCTTCCTTAGCTCTGCTTTCCATTTCTTTGATCATTACAGCAGATTCATGTTTTACTTCATCTTCAACAATTTTCAATAAATAATCTTTTGCTTGTTCGGAGGTTAAACCTGAGATTCTTTCTAGTTCCTGTAGTCGCTGTTCGTTGAGTTGAGAGATTTCTTCGCGCTGTTT encodes:
- a CDS encoding aminotransferase class I/II-fold pyridoxal phosphate-dependent enzyme encodes the protein MKSYKDLSKEELLQLQAALEAEYEDAKSKGLNLDMSRGKPAASQFDMEMDIMDVLNSSSDYKTAAGMDCRNYGLVDGIPEAKKLMADMMGVANADNVIVCGNASLSIMYDTISRSMTHGVLGSTPWCKLGKVKFLCPAPGYDRHFSVTEHFGIEMITVPMTPQGPDMDIVEKLVSEDEAVKGIWCVPKYSNPQGYSYSEETVKRFAALKPAAKDFRIFWDNAYVVHHLYEEKQDHILDILAECEKAGNPHIVYEFCSTSKVSFAGAGIAAIASSKENLDDMRKSMTMQTIGYDKINQLRHVRYFKDFDGIEAHMKKHAQIIRPKFEAVLKVLECELSGLEIAQWTEPKGGYFISFEALNGCAKKIVAKCKEAGVVLTGAGATFPYGKDPGDSNIRLAPTFPTPEELRAATDLFVLCVKLVSVEMLLAQQA
- the rny gene encoding ribonuclease Y, which codes for MYVVIAVLATLIISVPVSAFVATSYRKKIVESKIGNAEDKAREIIDEALKTAETKKRESLLEVKEESIRTRNELDKEIKERRAEAQRYERRVQQKEENIDKKSEAIEKKEAGLIAKEESLAKQREEISQLNEQRLQELERISGLTSEQAKDYLLKIVEDEVKHESAVMIKEMESRAKEEADKKAKEYVVTAIQKCAADHVSETTISVVQLPNDEMKGRIIGREGRNIRTLETMTGVDLIIDDTPEAVILSGFDPIRREVARIALEKLIVDGRIHPARIEEMVEKAQKEVEVMIKEEGEAATLEVGVHGIHPELVRLLGKMKFRTSYGQNALKHSIEVAQLSGLLAAEMGLDVRMAKRAGLLHDIGKAVDHEMEGSHIQLGVELCRKYKESAIVINAVESHHGDVEPQSLIACLVQASDTISAARPGARRETLETYTSRLKQLEDITNNFKGVDKSFAIQAGREVRVMVVPDQITDADMILLARDISKQIEAELEYPGQIKVNVIRESRVIDYAK